In the genome of Oceaniferula marina, one region contains:
- a CDS encoding potassium channel family protein translates to MEVTFYFIHLFGVALIVLSPVLLFLLMIIILLGLFVGRIEKWRTSDAIYFAFITATTVGYGDLKPDQSISKMAAIVIALVGIVLTGIIVAVGLYSVDAALNSTR, encoded by the coding sequence ATGGAGGTTACATTTTACTTTATTCATTTGTTCGGGGTTGCCTTGATTGTGTTGAGCCCTGTATTGCTGTTTTTATTGATGATCATTATTTTGCTGGGATTATTTGTTGGACGCATCGAGAAATGGAGAACATCAGATGCTATCTATTTTGCGTTTATTACTGCTACAACGGTTGGTTATGGTGATCTGAAGCCTGATCAGTCTATTTCAAAAATGGCGGCCATAGTGATTGCATTAGTTGGAATAGTGCTCACAGGCATCATTGTGGCAGTAGGTCTGTATTCTGTTGATGCGGCTCTGAATTCAACACGATAG
- a CDS encoding sialate O-acetylesterase has protein sequence MNPLLKVHQSMKIKIYYFILLSLLGGSLSAEITLPKFFADHMVLQRNKPINIWGSADVGESVSVQLGKLKAQTKADSEGAWRIVLPSQEAQAVGRNLVVKGSNTITLKNVLIGEVWLCAGQSNMEMPINNNKDCAEIMAKSTNDQIRLSSVIVGMSDSPQKDVFKFNTWRAASPEGLQCGVLPKRYISAVAYCFAIEMQAELQCPVGIIVAALGGTRIEPWTPESGLEELDVPIPGNSRRLHKNNRSVLYNAMIHPLAGMSLSGFVWYQGENNIGDGHHYTSKMQAMVKHWRKNWGEKLPFYFVQIAPFKYRKHERTALPELWQAQEQASELIPDAHMAVINDLGEFSNVHPQNKPQVAHRLALLARKYSFKEDLIADAPKVKKIMRKGKAIELHFSNAGKGLKLKTNTLNIFEVAGEDEVYSPATASIIGVDNILVQSSSVEKIKFVRYAWSDTPTVNLYNSNNLPAGSFKKAVD, from the coding sequence ATGAATCCATTGCTCAAAGTTCATCAATCAATGAAAATAAAAATTTATTATTTTATCCTGCTCTCACTGCTTGGAGGTTCACTCAGTGCTGAAATTACGCTGCCTAAGTTTTTTGCAGACCACATGGTCCTGCAACGTAATAAGCCAATCAACATCTGGGGCTCAGCAGATGTAGGTGAAAGTGTTAGTGTTCAATTGGGTAAGTTGAAAGCACAAACAAAGGCTGACTCAGAAGGAGCGTGGAGGATTGTTTTACCCTCCCAAGAGGCGCAGGCCGTTGGTCGGAATCTTGTTGTTAAAGGGAGCAATACGATCACCTTAAAAAACGTGCTTATTGGTGAAGTCTGGCTCTGTGCAGGACAATCCAACATGGAGATGCCAATCAACAATAACAAGGACTGCGCTGAGATTATGGCAAAATCTACCAACGACCAGATTCGGTTATCATCGGTGATTGTCGGAATGAGCGACAGTCCTCAGAAGGATGTGTTCAAATTCAACACATGGCGTGCTGCAAGTCCTGAGGGGCTACAGTGTGGTGTCCTGCCGAAGCGATATATCAGTGCCGTTGCGTATTGCTTTGCGATTGAAATGCAGGCTGAACTTCAATGCCCAGTAGGTATCATAGTGGCCGCACTGGGAGGCACGCGTATCGAACCTTGGACGCCGGAATCAGGCCTCGAAGAACTTGATGTGCCAATTCCAGGCAACAGTCGAAGACTCCATAAGAATAATCGATCAGTCCTATATAATGCCATGATTCACCCATTGGCTGGTATGTCTTTATCAGGATTCGTCTGGTATCAGGGGGAGAACAATATTGGCGATGGTCACCACTACACTTCAAAAATGCAGGCGATGGTAAAACACTGGCGAAAGAATTGGGGAGAGAAATTGCCGTTCTATTTTGTTCAAATAGCACCATTCAAATACCGTAAACATGAGCGAACCGCATTGCCTGAACTATGGCAGGCTCAAGAACAGGCAAGTGAATTGATACCAGATGCTCATATGGCGGTCATCAATGATCTCGGCGAGTTTAGCAATGTGCACCCACAGAATAAACCTCAAGTGGCACATCGACTGGCACTGCTTGCGCGGAAATATAGTTTCAAAGAAGATCTCATTGCCGATGCTCCTAAGGTCAAAAAAATCATGCGTAAAGGTAAGGCCATCGAGCTTCATTTCAGCAACGCTGGTAAAGGCCTCAAGCTTAAGACCAACACTCTAAACATCTTTGAGGTGGCTGGTGAAGATGAAGTTTATTCTCCAGCGACAGCTTCGATCATTGGAGTTGACAATATCCTCGTGCAATCGAGCTCGGTCGAAAAAATCAAATTTGTTCGATACGCTTGGAGCGATACCCCGACGGTTAACCTATACAATTCGAACAATTTGCCCGCTGGGTCCTTTAAGAAAGCCGTTGATTAA
- a CDS encoding arylsulfatase, with product MKFSQIIFAALTIGAVNLVAEEQTTKPNVIYILADDLGYGDLGCYGQKILTTPNLDGLAASGMRFTRNYSGSTVCAPSRCTLLTGKHTGHSTIRGNNHVLLKESDVTIADLFKKAGYVTGNFGKWGVGHPPEPTNPNKHGFDEFFGYVNMFHAHNFYPEFLIHNGKEVALDNVLLDRYQKLPEEHRGSGVAKAAKQYAPDLIREKMFKFIDTHHKKPFFLLYTPNTPHANNEGERHGRGMEVPNYGPYENETWPIQEKGFAKMMLDLDNDIKRIREALTKYGIDTNTLIIFSSDNGPHHEGGHDVKFFNSNGDKRGYKRDLFEGGVRVPMIAYWPGKIPSGTVNNSIVAFQDLLPTVAEIARVDCPETDGQSMLPALLGEKLNDSSRTLYWDFPERKTQALLKGDLKLIRFKRGNEYQLFDLEKDPGESQNIISQFPEVVEELKKTMFSIPDDKSKFLK from the coding sequence TGACCTTGGCTACGGCGACTTAGGATGTTATGGTCAGAAAATACTTACTACTCCCAATCTGGATGGGCTAGCTGCCTCAGGAATGCGCTTCACGCGTAATTACAGCGGTTCAACCGTCTGTGCTCCTTCACGCTGTACTTTGCTGACAGGAAAACACACTGGCCACTCTACGATTCGTGGCAATAACCATGTCCTACTCAAGGAGTCAGATGTAACCATTGCCGATCTCTTTAAAAAAGCGGGTTACGTCACTGGTAACTTTGGCAAATGGGGAGTGGGTCACCCACCTGAACCAACGAATCCAAACAAACATGGATTCGATGAGTTTTTTGGCTATGTAAATATGTTCCATGCACACAATTTTTATCCTGAATTTCTCATTCATAATGGTAAAGAAGTTGCGCTCGATAACGTGTTATTGGATCGTTATCAAAAGTTGCCCGAGGAACACCGAGGCAGCGGTGTCGCTAAAGCCGCCAAGCAATATGCTCCTGATTTGATCCGTGAAAAGATGTTTAAATTCATCGATACTCATCACAAGAAGCCATTCTTTCTGCTCTACACACCCAATACACCTCATGCCAATAATGAAGGCGAGCGGCATGGTCGAGGAATGGAAGTTCCAAACTATGGACCATACGAAAACGAGACGTGGCCAATACAGGAAAAAGGTTTTGCTAAAATGATGCTAGATCTGGATAACGACATTAAAAGAATCAGAGAGGCGCTAACGAAGTATGGCATAGACACAAACACGCTCATTATCTTTTCCTCTGACAATGGGCCTCACCATGAGGGGGGACATGATGTGAAGTTCTTCAACTCGAATGGAGACAAACGAGGCTATAAAAGGGATTTGTTCGAAGGGGGCGTCCGCGTCCCTATGATCGCTTACTGGCCTGGTAAAATACCATCAGGAACGGTAAACAATAGCATTGTCGCTTTTCAAGATTTACTTCCGACTGTCGCTGAGATTGCCCGTGTTGATTGCCCTGAAACTGATGGTCAGTCCATGCTCCCCGCTCTGTTGGGTGAGAAATTAAACGACTCCTCTAGAACTTTATATTGGGATTTTCCTGAGCGTAAAACTCAGGCTCTTTTAAAGGGGGATTTGAAACTCATACGTTTTAAACGAGGAAATGAATATCAACTCTTCGACCTCGAAAAAGACCCGGGAGAATCCCAAAATATCATCTCACAATTTCCTGAAGTAGTAGAAGAACTTAAAAAGACAATGTTCTCAATTCCTGATGATAAATCTAAATTTCTAAAATGA